One genomic region from Arthrobacter sp. YN encodes:
- a CDS encoding transglutaminase family protein: MSTAPNLRVRPRAGKGSRSTGRAKRAGGGSIFADGRPLWHFAVDCGALVVLLFLGVLGFSLSFGGDPRYLIAGLGGVLLGLGIAVLNAHLRLGLLITAAVTFGVYMLFGSALAVPDSAVFGVLPSLDSLRTLLLGVVFAWKDMLTVGVPVGTANGMLIVPFLSSLLTALAAGLLTWRLKSPYWPLLPVLVLFVTGIAFSTSAGFLNVERGVSLTIVSIVWATFRRDVLRQRSTKTVSANRPDSDAGAARRGQLRRLGTAAAVIAVAVGVTAIASPIVTASDDRKVLRNTIVPPFDPRDYITPLASFRNFVKDEKDSTLFTVKGLPKDARVRLAALDAFNGLNYTMDPNSSGNFSKVGDARSLNTLAETGSPVKGTNYTLDITVEDYQGYFVPGGRHTTGMRFADTSGAASGLYFNAGTDTAVTTKGLSKGENYTVQVSDPGTLEHGQLTQYDFAKLTLPEAQEVPPIIASQANELSADAPTAIDRVRQIEAHFQKSGAFSNGLVTEGQLPSLPGHSAARVRNMLSAKQMLGDDEQYAVSMSLMLRHLGIPSRVVMGFYPDPKSPENGAGDIKITGKDVHAWVEVAFDRVGWVAFDPTPPKDNVPIPPDPENKSKPKPQVLQPPPPPQEPADLPPDSTPDALDADEKKNNPWLFWGPLLAAIGVALIPLGILALPLLLILLLKARRRKARFRDGHPAQRVGGGWNEVISLATDMGASIDTKSTRRESATVISEAFPNAGGTTTMLAHRADAAVFGAGQPSEDEVKHYWEIVDSSLTDITGSVGFWKRQQARFSPRSLLSDGRAALRRRDQATADPSTRRRFTLPFKKDTTNE, encoded by the coding sequence ATGAGCACCGCACCGAATCTCCGCGTGCGTCCCCGCGCCGGCAAAGGATCCAGGTCAACAGGCCGCGCCAAGCGCGCCGGTGGAGGGTCGATCTTTGCCGACGGTCGCCCGCTGTGGCACTTCGCCGTGGACTGCGGCGCCCTCGTAGTGTTGCTGTTCCTGGGAGTCCTCGGATTCAGCCTGAGTTTCGGGGGAGACCCCCGCTATCTGATCGCCGGCCTCGGCGGTGTGCTGCTTGGACTGGGCATCGCGGTCCTGAACGCCCATCTTCGCCTGGGCCTGTTGATTACTGCCGCCGTGACCTTCGGCGTCTACATGCTGTTTGGCTCCGCCCTGGCCGTCCCTGATTCAGCGGTCTTCGGCGTCCTCCCCAGCCTCGATTCGTTGCGGACACTTCTGCTGGGTGTGGTGTTTGCCTGGAAGGACATGCTGACGGTCGGCGTTCCGGTGGGCACGGCCAACGGCATGCTCATTGTGCCGTTCCTCAGTTCGCTGCTGACCGCCTTGGCCGCTGGCCTGCTGACCTGGCGGCTGAAGAGCCCGTACTGGCCTTTGCTGCCTGTGTTGGTGTTGTTCGTAACGGGTATCGCCTTCAGCACCAGCGCCGGCTTCCTCAATGTGGAGCGCGGCGTTTCCCTGACCATTGTCTCAATCGTGTGGGCGACGTTCCGCCGCGATGTCCTTCGGCAGCGGAGCACCAAGACTGTCTCGGCCAACAGGCCGGATTCCGACGCCGGTGCAGCGCGCCGCGGCCAGCTCCGCCGGTTGGGGACTGCTGCAGCCGTGATCGCCGTCGCCGTCGGCGTCACCGCCATCGCGTCGCCGATTGTCACCGCCAGCGACGACCGGAAGGTGCTGCGTAACACGATCGTCCCGCCGTTCGATCCCCGCGACTACATCACTCCGTTGGCGAGCTTCCGGAACTTCGTCAAGGACGAGAAGGACAGCACACTGTTCACGGTGAAGGGCCTGCCCAAGGACGCTCGTGTGCGCCTGGCCGCGCTGGATGCCTTCAACGGCCTGAACTACACCATGGATCCCAACAGCTCCGGCAACTTCAGCAAAGTGGGAGACGCCCGTTCGCTCAATACGCTGGCTGAGACCGGCAGCCCGGTGAAGGGCACCAACTACACGTTGGACATCACTGTTGAGGACTACCAGGGCTATTTCGTTCCCGGCGGACGGCACACCACTGGCATGAGATTCGCGGACACGTCCGGTGCGGCGTCGGGTCTATACTTCAACGCCGGCACGGACACCGCAGTCACCACCAAGGGCCTGTCCAAAGGCGAGAACTACACGGTCCAGGTCTCCGACCCCGGCACCCTGGAGCACGGCCAGCTGACGCAGTACGACTTCGCGAAGCTGACGCTGCCGGAGGCACAGGAGGTGCCGCCGATCATTGCCTCGCAGGCCAATGAACTGTCCGCCGATGCGCCGACAGCCATTGACCGTGTGCGGCAGATCGAAGCGCATTTCCAGAAGAGCGGTGCGTTCAGCAACGGCCTGGTGACGGAGGGACAGCTTCCCAGCCTCCCCGGCCACAGCGCCGCACGTGTACGCAACATGCTCTCCGCCAAGCAGATGCTGGGCGACGACGAACAATACGCCGTCTCCATGTCGCTCATGCTCCGGCATCTTGGCATCCCGTCACGTGTGGTGATGGGCTTCTACCCGGATCCCAAGAGCCCCGAAAACGGTGCGGGCGACATCAAGATCACGGGCAAGGACGTCCACGCCTGGGTTGAGGTGGCCTTTGACCGCGTCGGTTGGGTTGCGTTCGATCCCACCCCGCCCAAGGACAACGTGCCCATCCCGCCGGACCCGGAGAACAAGTCCAAGCCCAAGCCGCAGGTGCTGCAGCCGCCGCCCCCGCCGCAGGAACCTGCGGACCTGCCGCCGGACTCCACGCCGGATGCCCTGGACGCTGACGAGAAGAAAAACAACCCCTGGCTCTTCTGGGGTCCGCTGTTGGCAGCCATCGGTGTTGCGTTGATCCCCTTGGGGATACTCGCCCTGCCGCTGCTGCTCATCCTTCTGTTGAAAGCACGACGCCGGAAGGCACGTTTCCGTGACGGCCATCCTGCCCAGCGGGTCGGCGGTGGGTGGAACGAAGTGATCAGCCTTGCCACCGACATGGGCGCCTCGATCGACACCAAGTCAACGCGGCGTGAATCGGCCACCGTCATCTCGGAGGCGTTCCCGAACGCCGGCGGCACCACCACGATGCTGGCCCACCGCGCCGATGCCGCAGTCTTTGGCGCCGGCCAACCGAGCGAGGACGAGGTCAAGCACTATTGGGAGATCGTCGATTCGTCCTTGACCGACATCACGGGAAGCGTCGGTTTCTGGAAGCGGCAACAGGCCAGGTTCTCGCCGCGGTCCTTGCTGTCCGATGGGCGGGCTGCCCTCCGGCGCCGGGATCAGGCAACCGCCGATCCCTCGACGCGCCGTCGCTTCACCTTGCCATTCAAGAAGGACACCACGAATGAATAA
- a CDS encoding zinc-ribbon domain-containing protein, with translation MNNEAELCPACRHAVLPGATFCTQCGSPLSNRGARKEGNINHAQRAALEFATRHGLPDPGSISVVSAPASPTHPAPPGTTTAPDRITGPGEGPP, from the coding sequence ATGAATAATGAGGCCGAACTTTGCCCGGCCTGCAGGCATGCGGTCCTTCCCGGGGCCACGTTCTGCACGCAGTGCGGATCCCCGTTGAGCAACCGTGGAGCCCGCAAGGAAGGGAACATCAACCACGCCCAAAGGGCGGCTTTGGAGTTCGCAACCCGGCACGGCCTGCCCGATCCCGGTAGTATCTCGGTAGTGTCGGCACCGGCGTCGCCGACGCACCCGGCGCCTCCGGGAACCACCACGGCGCCGGACCGTATCACTGGGCCAGGGGAGGGACCACCATGA
- a CDS encoding RDD family protein, whose amino-acid sequence MTTKLHLVPASAGKRLGAAVLDWLGPIAVLATTFAIGIAGITQTRKNGFIVYDTGLLVLLGSIGLGVTVVYIFVLLALEAKSGNTIGNQLMGIRSSDAEGYAPGAGAVFVRGIITGGVLLLGGITSVVLSALGLITLVLWIGLPLMLLGVVWAVLVVVSNAWDKDGKLRGWQDKAAKSLVFDVNAGRNPVTTGGIQGPYSFAPMDLPPVQPVASPVPTGATTGAKASSVTPAAAASSAATPAGFGQSALAPVTPVVPAAQQPSHDPNQWRPPSAPRPTTAAPQLAPVTPQPQVIQQPSAPVTGFAGHPDDDVERTQMRPGTARAQAVLRIRIDDGQDVQLGGSVLLGRNPAAQPGEAVEQLLPVADPGRSISKTHLHLRVDGDGVWVTDRNSTNGSALTTPDGLQTRLHPGQAVLVRPGSTVHFGDRSFHLGQA is encoded by the coding sequence ATGACCACCAAGCTCCACTTGGTGCCCGCATCCGCAGGCAAGAGGCTTGGCGCTGCTGTGCTGGACTGGCTTGGCCCCATTGCCGTCCTGGCCACCACCTTCGCCATCGGCATCGCAGGCATCACGCAAACCCGCAAAAACGGCTTCATTGTCTATGACACGGGGCTGTTGGTCCTCCTGGGCAGCATCGGCCTGGGTGTGACGGTGGTCTACATTTTTGTGCTGCTTGCACTCGAAGCCAAGTCCGGCAACACCATCGGCAACCAGCTCATGGGAATCCGCAGCTCCGATGCCGAGGGCTACGCCCCCGGTGCCGGTGCCGTTTTTGTGCGGGGCATCATCACCGGCGGCGTACTGCTCCTCGGCGGAATCACCTCGGTGGTTCTTTCTGCCCTTGGCCTGATTACCCTGGTGCTGTGGATCGGGCTTCCACTGATGCTCCTGGGTGTTGTGTGGGCCGTCCTCGTGGTGGTCTCCAATGCCTGGGACAAGGACGGCAAGCTGCGCGGCTGGCAGGACAAGGCCGCGAAGTCTTTGGTGTTCGACGTCAACGCAGGACGCAACCCCGTGACCACGGGTGGGATCCAAGGCCCCTACAGTTTCGCGCCGATGGATCTCCCGCCTGTGCAACCGGTGGCTTCTCCGGTCCCCACCGGTGCAACGACTGGTGCCAAGGCATCCAGTGTCACTCCGGCTGCTGCCGCTTCCTCGGCGGCCACTCCGGCCGGTTTCGGGCAGTCGGCGCTTGCGCCGGTGACTCCCGTGGTGCCCGCAGCCCAGCAGCCCTCACATGACCCCAACCAGTGGCGTCCGCCGTCGGCACCACGGCCAACGACGGCTGCACCACAGCTGGCTCCCGTGACGCCGCAGCCGCAGGTCATTCAGCAACCGTCCGCGCCGGTTACCGGCTTTGCCGGCCACCCCGACGACGACGTGGAGCGCACCCAGATGCGCCCGGGCACTGCGCGGGCACAAGCGGTCCTGCGGATCCGGATTGATGACGGCCAGGACGTCCAACTGGGCGGCTCGGTCCTGCTGGGGAGGAACCCGGCTGCGCAGCCAGGGGAAGCGGTAGAGCAACTTTTGCCGGTTGCCGATCCCGGCCGGTCCATCTCCAAAACCCACCTGCATCTGAGGGTGGATGGCGATGGTGTCTGGGTCACCGACCGAAACTCCACCAACGGCAGCGCCCTCACCACGCCCGACGGTCTCCAGACGCGGCTCCATCCGGGCCAGGCAGTCTTGGTCCGTCCCGGTTCCACCGTTCACTTTGGGGACCGTTCCTTCCACCTAGGACAAGCATGA
- a CDS encoding PP2C family protein-serine/threonine phosphatase has translation MNSQPATPANAEAGAPSGGSSFGLSYGYGTDRGLRRELNEDSFIAADPVFAVADGMGGHEAGEIASGMCVRALGSAPELAAGVRTASAADLQACLLRADAAIRNATGARAGTTLSGVVVVEQMGLPYWLVMNIGDSRTYRLSQGEFTQVSVDHSEVQELVDSGDITAEQATVHPRRHVVTRALGTGDETEADFWLLPVQEGDRIMVCSDGLNGELGDDHMFRILSTVAHPQDAVDALIQAALRSGGRDNVTVIVVDAKNVLNDAGIATTAPRPEVDSEVEEDTLPRAWVNGADEVSAADQEEGVDGKQ, from the coding sequence ATGAATTCACAGCCGGCCACCCCTGCCAATGCCGAAGCCGGCGCTCCTTCAGGCGGGTCTTCCTTTGGCCTGAGTTACGGGTACGGGACGGACCGCGGACTGCGCCGTGAACTGAACGAGGATTCGTTCATCGCTGCAGACCCCGTCTTTGCGGTAGCAGACGGCATGGGCGGACACGAGGCCGGTGAAATTGCCAGCGGCATGTGTGTCCGGGCCCTGGGCAGTGCCCCCGAACTTGCTGCTGGCGTGCGGACCGCATCTGCAGCGGATTTGCAGGCCTGCCTGTTGAGGGCCGACGCAGCCATCCGCAACGCCACGGGTGCCCGCGCCGGAACCACGCTGTCCGGCGTGGTGGTGGTGGAACAGATGGGCCTGCCCTATTGGCTGGTGATGAACATCGGAGATTCCAGGACGTACCGCCTCAGCCAAGGGGAGTTCACGCAGGTGAGCGTGGACCACTCCGAGGTGCAGGAACTGGTGGATTCCGGGGATATCACCGCGGAGCAGGCAACGGTTCATCCCCGCCGCCACGTAGTGACCCGTGCCTTGGGCACCGGTGATGAGACCGAGGCCGATTTCTGGTTGCTTCCCGTCCAGGAAGGTGACCGGATCATGGTCTGCTCCGACGGCCTCAATGGTGAATTGGGCGATGACCACATGTTCCGCATCCTCAGCACCGTCGCCCATCCGCAGGATGCCGTGGACGCGCTGATTCAGGCCGCCCTGCGAAGCGGTGGCCGGGACAACGTCACCGTGATCGTGGTGGACGCCAAGAACGTCTTGAACGACGCCGGCATCGCCACCACTGCGCCCCGCCCTGAGGTTGACTCCGAGGTTGAAGAGGACACCCTTCCGAGGGCCTGGGTGAATGGCGCGGACGAGGTATCCGCGGCTGACCAGGAGGAAGGCGTCGATGGCAAGCAGTAA
- a CDS encoding FHA domain-containing protein, protein MASSNLSLTRYQHGDWFGVVRNGTVVLLGPDTPHALIDTVWELLASAPEAHEVLHEVTDAFGVSLSRIPPFGIIDAKDALRVFLRGDLELLVQSESGAEQLTGRDVTTWTERRLAGATSYSLRIGGGSASGMPLNSLPLTEGVVLLSVLEAAPVQPGQPIQPGQPGQPIQPGRDVGPAIHAAAVPLEEPANDRKNRHAVTDKVSDETMIGYTEADLGLTIAPGHLGLGTESAPGDEPASEPVAVGRAGEPASRQEPSASETDTGETSVGETSTEEPAAAPSADGPTAEPAVGLSSEDGAASLALASAGETGQEPVAQDSVPENSSVQNPTVTDVLEESGEPLHTSTTDPLVPTLENTTNYDHLWDKTVMRTIEDAAVRVDDDSDDHDAPVSKTPAALVAPAPMPAAPAAEPQDPLSSVPAPPAPVSAGQRSAGQRSAGQPAAVQLPSDQGTGLIDSVPWMRTSPAAPDAGSAAPAPSSMPAVPLIGSAPSPGPAPSQPSADPAPQLPGGWPPAPPAGVVDEDSDHDGQTIMKSSLAAGNDDAAKPASEAPEAAVANGPSVLARVCSQGHANPPTYPQCSVCGTALSGDAEQVQRPRLGRMRLSTGELIDLDQSLIIGRQPSVSRVQGGTMPRLVQVESPGGDISRSHVEVRLEGWHVMLCDLKATNGTVLIREGQAPRRLAQNEMAILLDGDIAELGDDISLRFEEIL, encoded by the coding sequence ATGGCAAGCAGTAACCTTTCGCTGACCCGCTACCAGCACGGCGACTGGTTCGGTGTTGTGCGGAACGGGACAGTGGTTCTCCTGGGCCCGGATACACCGCACGCGCTGATCGACACGGTCTGGGAGTTGCTGGCATCCGCTCCCGAGGCCCACGAGGTCCTTCACGAGGTGACGGATGCCTTTGGTGTTTCGCTGAGCCGCATCCCTCCGTTCGGGATCATCGACGCCAAGGACGCGCTCCGGGTATTCCTCCGTGGTGATCTCGAATTGCTGGTCCAGTCGGAATCGGGCGCCGAACAGCTCACCGGCCGTGACGTGACCACCTGGACAGAGCGCAGGCTCGCGGGCGCAACTTCCTACAGCCTCCGGATTGGGGGCGGTTCCGCCTCCGGCATGCCGTTGAACAGCCTGCCCCTGACGGAGGGCGTGGTGCTGTTGTCAGTACTCGAAGCTGCCCCCGTCCAACCCGGCCAACCCATCCAACCCGGCCAACCCGGCCAACCCATCCAACCCGGCCGCGATGTGGGGCCCGCGATCCATGCAGCAGCCGTTCCTCTGGAGGAGCCGGCCAACGACAGAAAAAACCGGCATGCCGTCACGGACAAGGTGTCCGACGAAACCATGATCGGCTACACGGAGGCAGACCTTGGCCTGACCATCGCCCCGGGCCACCTGGGGCTGGGGACGGAATCAGCTCCCGGCGATGAACCTGCCAGTGAACCTGTGGCTGTTGGACGCGCCGGAGAACCTGCTTCCAGACAAGAGCCATCGGCCAGCGAAACCGATACTGGTGAAACCTCCGTTGGTGAAACCTCTACTGAGGAACCCGCCGCCGCGCCTTCCGCTGACGGTCCCACCGCCGAGCCCGCCGTCGGCCTGTCCTCGGAGGATGGAGCTGCTTCACTGGCACTTGCTTCGGCGGGGGAGACCGGTCAAGAACCAGTAGCTCAGGATTCAGTCCCGGAAAATTCAAGCGTGCAGAATCCGACCGTGACCGACGTCCTCGAAGAGTCCGGTGAACCCCTCCACACCAGCACCACTGATCCCTTGGTCCCCACGTTGGAAAACACGACCAACTACGATCACCTGTGGGATAAGACGGTGATGCGCACCATCGAAGATGCTGCCGTTCGGGTGGATGACGACTCCGACGACCACGATGCCCCAGTGTCCAAGACGCCGGCCGCTCTGGTGGCCCCTGCGCCCATGCCTGCAGCACCAGCTGCAGAACCGCAGGATCCGCTATCCTCAGTCCCGGCACCACCGGCCCCAGTATCGGCAGGGCAGCGTTCGGCAGGGCAACGTTCGGCAGGGCAACCTGCGGCTGTGCAACTCCCTTCCGACCAGGGAACGGGTCTGATTGATTCCGTACCCTGGATGCGGACCAGCCCTGCCGCACCGGATGCAGGCAGTGCCGCACCCGCGCCTTCGAGCATGCCCGCTGTTCCGCTCATCGGGTCAGCGCCGTCGCCAGGCCCGGCCCCGTCACAGCCCAGTGCGGACCCTGCCCCGCAGCTTCCGGGCGGCTGGCCACCTGCACCGCCCGCAGGCGTCGTCGACGAAGATTCAGACCATGACGGCCAGACCATCATGAAGAGCAGCCTTGCTGCGGGGAACGACGACGCGGCCAAACCGGCGTCGGAAGCCCCGGAAGCTGCGGTTGCCAATGGGCCAAGCGTGTTGGCACGGGTGTGCTCCCAGGGGCACGCGAATCCACCCACGTATCCGCAGTGCTCTGTCTGCGGCACGGCACTGTCCGGCGATGCCGAGCAGGTCCAACGTCCGCGTCTTGGCCGCATGCGCCTTTCCACGGGCGAGCTGATCGATCTTGACCAGTCGCTGATCATTGGACGGCAACCTTCCGTTTCCCGTGTCCAAGGCGGCACCATGCCAAGGTTGGTGCAAGTGGAGAGTCCCGGAGGGGACATCTCCCGCTCCCACGTCGAGGTCAGGCTGGAGGGTTGGCACGTCATGTTGTGCGACCTGAAGGCGACCAACGGAACAGTGTTGATCAGGGAAGGCCAGGCCCCCCGCCGCCTTGCCCAAAACGAAATGGCCATTCTGCTGGACGGCGATATCGCCGAGTTGGGTGACGACATTTCATTGCGTTTCGAGGAGATTCTTTGA
- a CDS encoding serine/threonine protein kinase, with amino-acid sequence MSSKRPPAPPPPIPGFQYVSLLGSGGFSDVYLYEQDRPRRKVAVKVLLSDLKTEGARRRFESEANLMAQLSSHPYIVTIFEAEITESGHSYLAMEYCSRPSLDVRYRRQRFSVDEVLAVGIQVASAVETAHRAGIVHRDIKPANILVTDYNRPALTDFGISGTIGADTEDDAGMSIPWSPPEQFRGGAVDGVPVDIWALGATLYTLLAGRSPFVLPGQDNSQRELISRITNSPLPRLGRADVPESLELVLATAMAKSPGSRYSSAHAFALALQRIQTELNLSQTPFEVLEEPGHGDDQHPDDNFEETRVRSIASIDPDASGTATTGSAPTFPARTFPSTVPGATQAPAHLSPPQTQPGAAQQAPPQFHAPVRDQSVVEGPDVAESTVLRGWQASPAAPDVDATVSRSAASAEAPTTEDDVPAADHSKRNLWLAATGAAVLVVAVVVGMVLGSSAQPKVAPTETASKAPADPLDSGSVPDVEALAAARDTKDPNIIVFSWKNPQPKEGDTYKWRTKSAKADGAYETTPTEKAFVSGFGEPPICVQVIIVRSDGSASPEGPGSIACLDG; translated from the coding sequence TTGAGTTCCAAGAGGCCCCCCGCGCCGCCTCCACCCATTCCGGGATTCCAATACGTCAGCCTGTTGGGCTCTGGTGGATTCTCGGATGTTTACCTGTATGAGCAAGACCGGCCCCGTCGTAAAGTGGCCGTCAAAGTGCTGCTGTCAGACCTGAAGACCGAGGGCGCACGCCGACGCTTCGAGTCCGAGGCGAACCTGATGGCCCAGTTGTCGTCGCACCCGTACATCGTGACGATCTTCGAAGCCGAGATTACGGAGAGCGGCCACTCCTACCTCGCCATGGAGTACTGCTCCCGGCCAAGCCTTGATGTCCGGTACCGCCGTCAGCGCTTCAGCGTGGACGAGGTCCTGGCCGTCGGCATCCAGGTGGCGTCCGCCGTCGAGACCGCCCACCGGGCCGGCATTGTCCACCGGGACATCAAACCGGCCAACATCCTGGTCACCGACTACAACCGTCCCGCACTGACGGACTTTGGTATCTCCGGCACCATCGGCGCCGACACCGAGGACGACGCCGGCATGTCCATTCCGTGGTCGCCGCCCGAGCAGTTCAGGGGTGGCGCGGTGGACGGGGTTCCCGTTGACATCTGGGCGTTGGGCGCCACCCTCTACACCCTCCTGGCAGGCCGTTCGCCCTTCGTCCTGCCCGGGCAGGACAACTCGCAGCGCGAGCTGATCTCGCGCATCACCAACTCGCCCCTTCCCAGGCTTGGCCGGGCGGATGTTCCGGAGTCCCTGGAACTCGTCCTGGCCACGGCCATGGCGAAGTCGCCGGGGTCCCGCTACTCGTCAGCGCATGCTTTTGCCCTGGCGCTTCAGCGGATCCAGACAGAGCTGAACCTGTCCCAGACACCGTTCGAGGTGCTTGAAGAACCCGGGCACGGCGACGACCAACATCCGGACGACAACTTCGAGGAAACCCGGGTCCGGAGCATTGCTTCGATCGATCCGGACGCTTCCGGGACAGCCACCACGGGATCGGCGCCCACGTTCCCCGCCCGGACCTTCCCGTCCACGGTTCCCGGCGCCACCCAAGCTCCTGCACACCTTTCCCCGCCGCAAACGCAACCGGGCGCCGCCCAGCAAGCCCCACCGCAATTCCACGCCCCCGTCCGGGACCAGAGCGTGGTGGAGGGGCCCGACGTCGCTGAATCCACGGTCCTGCGAGGCTGGCAAGCTTCGCCGGCTGCGCCGGATGTTGACGCAACCGTCAGCCGCTCTGCTGCCTCGGCAGAGGCACCGACAACGGAGGACGATGTCCCGGCAGCCGACCACAGCAAGCGCAACCTATGGCTCGCCGCCACCGGCGCAGCAGTGCTGGTGGTCGCCGTCGTGGTTGGCATGGTCCTGGGTTCGTCGGCACAACCGAAAGTGGCCCCGACGGAAACTGCGAGCAAGGCCCCGGCCGATCCCTTGGACAGTGGCAGCGTCCCTGACGTCGAGGCACTGGCCGCGGCACGGGATACCAAGGATCCGAACATCATCGTTTTTTCCTGGAAGAACCCGCAGCCTAAAGAGGGCGATACCTACAAGTGGCGCACCAAATCGGCTAAGGCTGACGGCGCCTATGAGACAACGCCGACGGAGAAGGCCTTCGTTTCAGGCTTTGGCGAACCGCCCATTTGCGTGCAGGTCATCATTGTCCGGTCGGACGGCAGCGCGTCGCCTGAGGGGCCGGGCTCCATCGCTTGCCTGGACGGGTAG